From one Lolium rigidum isolate FL_2022 chromosome 4, APGP_CSIRO_Lrig_0.1, whole genome shotgun sequence genomic stretch:
- the LOC124705960 gene encoding endonuclease MutS2-like — translation MLRLSANPSPLSPSASLVRPRRLLRLRALAAAASASAPASPSARSLRLLEWGKVCRAVASFAGTAHGREATEKQLWGVEDVSYERSRVLLRETEAAVRLLGSSGGSLDFSGLDTVAVESAINRVSGGSVIKGHEAMAVVSLMLLVESLQGTIKAAMKQGEDSRDLLMPLTETILDAVVSKSLVKSIQDIIDDDGSVKDTASPELRRYRDQVQVLESRLCQLMDKLIRNADNEASLSEVSSVNGRCCIKMTGNKSSNFDGLLLSSGSDAGSMIEPIVAIPLNDELQGARALVARAELDALSKLTDKILLELDNIQILMQETITLDKVTARAKYSIAYDGTLPDLYLPNFEHGTIDTAKDGPVSTTSSAQLPKRSWKLFIPNAYHPLLLQQHQENLRRTKKDVASATSEIRRRRIYGQDIAEEDQLAADLDFMKIRVSELERNHPIPVDFMIAEETTVLVITGPNTGGKTISLKTVGLASLMAKIGLYILASEPVKIPWFDAIYADIGDEQSLTQSLSTFSGHLKQIGAIRAQSTSQSLVLLDEVGAGTNPLEGAALGMSLLESFAEAGSFLTLATTHHGELKTLKYSNDSFENACVEFDEENLKPTFRILWGIPGRSNAINIAERLGLSLDIVESSRRLLGTAGAEINALIMDMEKFKQDYHEQLQQAQHYLMQSKELHNNLEVAQKNIVDHTTAQRKRKSRVVSEYAVMARSIIHKKFQLFRESAIAQRVIEEEKAAEKAKLERVKGPEPSSTSSLKKMQITNSSMATKASDNIIDEDGGIPEVGDLVYVPKLKNQATVVKVDPSKNEVQVQAGMMKLKLKLKDVKIQKQRTAR, via the exons ATGCTTCGCCTCTCCGCcaacccctctcccctctccccgtcAGCCTCCCTCGTCCGCCCGCGCCGCCTGCTCCGCCTCCGCGCCCTCGCGGCTGCCGCCTCGGCCTCAGCCCCTGCATCGCCCTCCGCCCGCAGCCTCCGCCTCCTCGAATGGGGCAAGGTCTGCCGTGCCGTCGCCTCGTTTGCCGGCACCGCGCACGGACGCGAAGCCACCGAG AAGCAGCTGTGGGGCGTGGAGGACGTGAGCTACGAGCGTAGTCGGGTGCTGCTTCGGGAGACCGAGGCGGCCGTGCGGCTGCTGGGCAGCTCCGGTGGGTCGCTGGATTTCTCCGGGTTGGATACGGTCGCG GTAGAGTCTGCAATAAATCGTGTCTCGGGTGGTTCGGTGATTAAAGGCCACGAAGCGATGGCAGTGGTTAGCCTGATGCTGCTTGTTGAGTCCTTGCAAGGAACTATTAAAGCTGCTATGAAGCAAGGCGAAGACTCGCGCGATCTATTAATGCCCCTTACAGAAACA ATTCTAGATGCTGTTGTCAGTAAGTCACTAGTGAAGTCTATACAGGATATCATTGATGATGATGGCTCCGTGAAAGACACTGCA AGTCCTGAACTAAGACGATATCGAGATCAAGTTCAAGTCCTAGAGAGCAGG TTATGTCAGCTTATGGATAAGTTGATACGGAATGCTGACAATGAAGCTTCTTTATCG GAAGTAAGCAGTGTAAATGGAAGATGCTGCATCAAAATGACTGGGAATAAGTCTTCAAATTTTGATGGATTACTACTCTCCAG TGGTTCAGATGCTGGAAGTATGATAGAACCAATTGTTGCTATTCCGCTAAATGATGAGCTGCAGGGTGCTAGAGCTCTAGTGGCTAGAGCTGAACTTGATGCTTTATCAAAACTGACTGACAAG ATTCTTCTCGAGCTTGATAATATTCAGATTTTGATGCAGGAAACTATTACACTTGATAAG GTCACAGCTCGTGCAAAATACAGTATAGCATATGATGGTACACTTCCTGACCTGTATTTGCCGAACTTTGAGCATGGGACTATCGATACTGCTAAAGATGGGCCTGTCAGTACAACTTCGTCAGCTCAACTCCCTAAGAGGTCATGGAAATTATTTATTCCAAATGCATACCACCCATTATTGCTCCAGCAGCACCAGGAAAATCTGCGTCGTACCAAAAAGGATGTTGCGAGTGCCACATCG GAGATTCGGAGGCGGAGGATATACGGACAAGATATTGCAGAGGAAGATCAACTAGCGGCAGACCTTGATTTCATGAAGATTAGG GTTTCTGAGCTGGAGAGGAACCATCCGATCCCAGTAGATTTTATGATTGCTGAAGAGACTACCGTTTTGGTCATAACTGGCCCAAATACAGGGGGCAAAACAATCAGCTTGAAGACGGTTGGGCTGGCATCGTTAATGGCTAAGATAG GTCTATACATTCTAGCTTCTGAACCAGTTAAAATTCCATGGTTTGATGCTATTTATGCTGACATTGGAGATGAGCAATCTTTGACCCAATCACTCTCAACATTTTCTGGGCATCTGAAGCAGATTGGG GCCATTCGTGCTCAGTCAACTTCACAATCGTTGGTCCTTTTGGATGAG GTTGGTGCTGGGACAAATCCACTTGAAGGGGCTGCTTTGGGGATGTCTCTCTTGGAGTCTTTTGCTGAAGCTGGTTCCTTTCTAACTCTAGCTACAACTCATCATGGCGAACTTAAAACACTAAAATACAG CAATGATTCATTTGAGAATGCATGTGTGGAATTTGATGAAGAGAATCTAAAGCCTACATTCAGGATACTTTGGGGAATACCAG GGCGTTCAAATGCAATCAACATTGCTGAAAGACTAGGTTTATCCTTGGATATAGTAGAAAGTTCTCGGCGGTTACTGGGAACAGCTGGTGCAGAGATAAATGCG TTGATTATGGACATGGAAAAATTCAAGCAAGACTACCATGAACAGCTTCAGCAGGCACAACATTATCTTAT GCAGTCCAAGGAGCTTCATAATAACTTGGAAGTGGCACAGAAAAACATTGTAGATCATACTACTGCTCAGAGAAAAAGAAAGTCAAGAGTAGTTTCAGAGTATGCTGTTATGGCTCGTTCAATCATTCACAAGAAGTTTCAGCTGTTCAGAGAATCTGCAATAGCTCAAAGAGTGATAGAAGAAGAGAAGGCTGCGGAGAAGGCCAAACTTGAGAGAGTGAAGGGCCCAGAGCCGTCAAGCACTTCTTCCCTTAAAAAGATGCAAATTACAAATAGCAGCATGGCCACTAAAGCTAGTGATAATATAATAG ATGAAGATGGTGGGATTCCAGAAGTTGGAGATTTAGTTTACGTTCCTAAACTCAAGAATCAAGCTACTGTAGTCAAAGTAGATCCGTCCAAGAatgaagtccaagtccaagctggcatGATGAAGCTAAAACTAAAGTTGAAAGATGTCAAGATCCAGAAGCAGAGGACAGCCAGATAA